In Oncorhynchus mykiss isolate Arlee chromosome 1, USDA_OmykA_1.1, whole genome shotgun sequence, the following proteins share a genomic window:
- the mmp15a gene encoding matrix metalloproteinase-15, whose protein sequence is MAILWRRASLGLWKQIMAPLVLLLCNRLVTNADDDTFNAESWLRSFGYLSQASRQMSTMQSSQILSNAVSDMQRFYGLEVTGEMDDATLTAMRRPRCGVPDKSFGQTENGMRRKRYTLTDQKWDKNHLTYSIMNTTPNVGEERTREAIRKAFLVWEHVTPLSFEEIAFQDVTNSSQDALDIMLLFASGFHGDMSLFDGEGGSLAHAYYPGPGMGGDTHFDADEPWTLDNHNPSGIDLFLVAVHELGHALGLEHSDNPSAIMAPLYQYMDTKTFSLPDDDRSGIQKIYGPPDDAPTQDPPTTTSDDTAPHQDPTTTTPPDLNPTTPPYSSLQTDPPSPTYDPDTPDQPEPEPDPTDAPHLPPIPDPEPTIPWPDPVPVTPYIRRDEPRRPVQPDHTALDICDGDFDTVTMLRGEMFVFKGRWFWRVRRNHVLDNYPMPISVFWVGLPDDIDSGYERHDGKFVFFKGDKYWVFREADVVPGYPQPLVEYGQGIPSDRIDTAIWWEPTGYTYFFRGDRYWRFDEESRTGDKDYPKPVSRWGKVPSSPKGAFLSDDGAYTYFYKGSKYWRFDNQKMKDDPGYPRSILKDFMGCEGAPDVDPDTDDTVTGGKWPTVDQPKPQPPIGSDPDDVDRDTDTDYTNDVDYEPDAEDKEVDVVVRMAENEAKVMTLIMVTVPLVLVLCILLLVYAIINTLQKKEAPRLLVHCKRSLQEWV, encoded by the exons ATGGCAATCCTTTGGAGGCGCGCTTCTCTGGGGCTGTGGAAACAAATAATGGCTCCGCTCGTCTTGCTCTTGTGCAACAGGCTTGTGACCAATGCGGACGATGACACTTTCAACGCAGAG TCATGGTTGCGGAGTTTTGGCTACCTGTCCCAGGCCAGCAGACAGATGTCCACCATGCAGTCCTCTCAGATCCTGTCAAATGCTGTCAGCGACATGCAGCGCTTCTATGGCCTGGAGGTCACTGGAGAGATGGACGATGCCACACTGAC GGCCATGAGAAGGCCTCGCTGTGGAGTCCCAGACAAATCTTTTGGGCAGACTGAGAACGGTATGAGGCGGAAACGATACACTCTCACTGACCAGAAGTGGGACAAGAACCATCTGACCTACAG CATTATGAATACTACCCCAAACGTCGGTGAGGAGCGGACACGAGAAGCCATCCGCAAGGCCTTTTTGGTGTGGGAGCATGTGACACCACTGAGCTTCGAAGAAATCGCCTTCCAAGACGTCACCAACAGCAGCCAGGACGCGCTAGATATCATGCTGTTGTTTGCCTCTGGTTTCCATGGAGACATGTCTCTGTTCGACGGCGAAGGGGGATCCCTGGCTCATGCCTACTACCCAGGGCCCGGGATGGGCGGAGACACACACTTTGACGCAGACGAACCGTGGACCCTTGACAACCATAATCCATCAG GTATTGACCTGTTCCTGGTTGCGGTGCATGAGCTGGGCCATGCTCTGGGCCTGGAGCACTCTGACAACCCCAGTGCCATCATGGCTCCCCTCTACCAATACATGGACACAAAGACCTTCTCACTCCCGGACGATGACAGGAGTGGAATACAGAAGATATATG GGCCTCCAGACGATGCTCCCACTCaggacccccccaccaccaccagtgATGACACCGCCCCTCACCaagaccccaccaccactactcctCCAGATCTAAACCCCACCACCCCCCCTTATAGTTCTCTCCAGACAGACCCCCCCAGCCCCACCTATGACCCTGACACCCCAGACCAACCAGAACCTGAACCAGATCCCACCGACGCACCTCACCTCCCTCCAATACCTGACCCAGAACCCACCATCCCCTGGCCCGACCCTGTGCCGGTGACCCCCTACATCAGGAGAGATGAGCCTCGTCGCCCTGTGCAGCCAGACCACACCGCCCTGGACATCTGTGACGGGGACTTTGATACGGTCACCATGCTGCGAGGGGAGATGTTCGTCTTCAAG GGTCGCTGGTTCTGGAGAGTTAGAAGGAACCATGTTCTGGACAACTACCCAATGCCCATTTCTGTCTTCTGGGTTGGACTACCTGATGATATAGACTCTGGCTATGAACGGCACGACGGGAAATTTGTCTTTTTCAAAG GGGACAAGTACTGGGTGTTCAGGGAGGCTGACGTGGTGCCTGGTTACCCCCAGCCCCTGGTAGAGTATGGTCAGGGCATCCCCTCAGACAGGATCGACACAGCTATCTGGTGGGAGCCCACCGGCTACACATACTTCTTCAGAGGAGACAG ATACTGGCGTTTTGATGAAGAGTCCCGCACCGGTGACAAAGACTACCCTAAACCTGTCTCCAGGTGGGGCAAGGTCCCATCCTCTCCTAAAGGAGCCTTCCTCAGCGACGATGGCG CTTACACCTACTTCTACAAGGGCTCCAAGTACTGGCGGTTTGATAACCAGAAAATGAAAGATGACCCAGGCTATCCTAGATCCATCCTGAAAGACTTTATGGGCTGTGAGGGAGCACCGGATGTGGACCCCGATACAGATGACACAGTAACGGGCGGCAAGTGGCCCACAGTCGACCAACCAAAACCTCAACCACCAATTGGCTCCGACCCGGATGATGTGGACCGTGACACAGATACGGATTACACCAACGATGTGGATTATGAACCTGATGCAGAGGACAAAGAGGTGGATGTGGTGGTGAGGATGGCTGAGAACGAGGCCAAGGTTATGACCCTGATCATGGTGACCGTGCCCCTGGTCCTGGTGCTGTGCATCCTACTATTGGTCTATGCTATTATCAACACCCTGCAGAAGAAAGAGGCGCCCAGACTTTTGGTCCATTGCAAACGATCCCTGCAAGAGTGGGTTTGA